Genomic window (Candidatus Bathyarchaeota archaeon):
CCTTTGCCTCGCGGTGCTCCTTTCATTTGTCTTGATGCAGAAACCGGTGAAGAAGTTTGGTCAATTGCTGGTGCGTTCCGACAAACGGATTGGGGTGGACGCGCTGTAATCGGTGACAGCATAATAGCAACTATGGATACATATGACCAACGCGTCTATGCTATAGGCAAGGGTCCGAGTGCAACAACTATCAATGCACCAGATGTATCTATTACCCTTGGAAAGTCGGTAATGATCAAGGGCACTGTGACTGACGTATCTGCTGGCACAAAAGATTCCTCAGTGATGGCGCGCTTTCCAAATGGAGTCGCAGCAGTATCTGATGAGAGCATGAGCGCGTGGATGCTATATGTATATAAGCAGTTCCCACGCCCAACAGACATTGAAGGAGTAACAGTCACCTTAAGCGTCATTGACTCCAACAATAACTATCGAGAAATCGGAACCGCTACAACTGACGAGGACGGATTCTTCAGGTTCTCATGGGCACCAGACATTCCCGGTCAATTCACACTTTATGCATCATTTAGCGGTACTAAATCATATTGGCCTTCGCATGCTGTAACCGCGTTCACGGTTGACCCAGAACCGACCGCATCCCCATACCCTGAAGTTAATTTGCCTCCAACTGAAATGTACTTCGCCATCTCAACAATCGCAATAATCATCTCAATAGCAATAGTAGGCCTAATCGTCGTGATACAGCTCAAGAAACGACCATAACATCATACCAAAATAAGCTACGCTAACAAACCTCTCTTTTTTTTTTAAAAAAAATCAATAAAAAAATGCGTTTAGAAGGCTCAACCAAGACAGCATAGTAATTTTTTGCCTGAGGAAAAAAGCTGTATGAGTAGCTTGAAAGAAACAAGCGCCAAGAAATAGACAGCAAAGGGACATTGGTGAAATAATGTTCAAGTTCCTGCTTCATTTTAGTGTTTTTCAATCATTAATAAAAATTTATTAGCCACCTGTTCTGAATAGAAGTAAACTATGAAGCACCTAAACAAAATTTTCGCGATATTGTTAATTGTAACTATAATAGCTGCTGCAACGCCTTTTGTCCTGTTAAAAACAGAATCAGATATAATTCAAGTAACACAAGAAATCAGGCTTGGAGAAAAAAACGCTAAACCACAATCACCACCAGGAAAACCGGTCCCAAACAGCCCAGATTACAAACTATCCATAAACAAAGCCAAAACAGACATACCAGTTACCTTCACAGTATACGCATCCTATGATGGGCTTGAAGTAAAATTCATAACAAACGCAATCGCGTCAGCCGCTCAAACGTGGGATGATGCAACATCAGTAAACCTGCTATTAGATTACAACAATCCAGTCGTAATAGGTACAGGCACAGCGAAAGTCGAATTAAATGGGGAAAACGCTGTATTCTTTGCAGACTATTCAGATAGCAACGTTATTGCAATGGCTTCCTATTGGTACAGCCGAGTTACTAAGGAAATACTCGAATGTGATATACTGTTCAATACAGATTTTCAGTGGGGAGACGCCTCTATTAATCCGTCAATAATGGATTTACAAAACATTGCAACACATGAAATAGGACACTTCTTTAATCTAGCCGACATATACGACACATCAAAGAATACTCTAACAATGTATGGAATATCATGGGAAGGAGACATCCAAAAAAGAGACCTTGAACCGGGAGACATTGCAGGAATCAAAGCTGTCTTTGGCCAATAAGCAATCCCTATCTTTTTCTTACTCAGCCACTAAGCAATATTGGTTAACTTACAACTTACCACTTGGTAATGTAACGGTAAACGTTGTTCCTTTATTTAGGGTGCTAGTTACAGTAATTTTGCCGCCATGTGCCTCAACGATACGTTTACATATAGACAACCCAAAACCCATACCTTGAGCTTTAGTGGTGAAGAGCGGCGTAAAAAGTTTTGACATAACCTCATCAGACATACCCTTCCCAGAATCTTTAAACATAAAATCAACATTATCTCCGTTTGCACGGCTGCTTATCTCAAGCGTTCCACCATGCGGCATCGCTTCAAAGGCGTTCATTATAAGATTAGTAAATACTCGCTGAATCTTTGCTGCGTCAACTAGCATCAATGGTAAACTTTGAACGTTAACTGAGATGACTATTCCTTCGGGGGGTTTAATCGACAATCTCAAATAGTCAATTAAAGATTTCGGAGAATATTCCTCAAGCTCCAAGCGCAATTCACGGCTGTAATCAAGCAAATCCTCAACTATTTTATTTGAATACTCAATTGACTTATCCAGTATAGCAAGCATTTCATTACCTGTTTCATCCAAGGTAGCTTGCCTTTTCCTTAGCAAATACACAGCATTCTTCATGGATGTAAGTGGATTACGTAAATCATGCCCAATCATCCCTGCTAATTCACCAATAGCCGCTAACCTCTCAGATTTTAGAAGTTGCTTGTGCGCCTCTTCAAGTTGCTTTGTCCTTTCCGAAAGCAATGAGTCCAATTCCACGGCTGAGCGTTCTAACTTCTTTTCCAGTTCCTTTTTTTCAGTAATATTTTCGATTATGAATGCAAAATGCTCTTTTTTTGGGCTGAAAACATAACACGAGAACCACCTATCCGAATTGTACATTAACTCGAACGTTTGGCTCTTTCCTGTGAGGGCAACTTGACTGCATATCTGGAAAAGCTCTGGATGTTTCTTTATTAGTTCTGGGGTTGCTGTACTAGCGCTCTTGCCAACAATTTCAGACTTTTTAATTCCAGATAATCGTTCAATGGCATCATTAGCTTCAAGATAAATAAAATCAACGGGTTGCTCGTCTTTAAAAATCATTTTACAGTATGCAAACCCTTTAAAAGGTTCTCAAAAAGCAAACGATATTTTTCTTCACTATTTTTTAGCCTCTCTTCAATTTTCTTTCGTTCAGATATGTTTCTAATGATGTCGATGAACCCGATTCTTTCGCCAGATTCATCTTTATGATGGCTTTTGTTATCTCTACAGGTACTTCAAACCCTTTTTTTGTTAAGACAGTGAATTCGTCAAATTTCCCTTCTCCTGTAGTCAGACATTCAATTGAGATGCGCATTGCCTTCTGGCGGTCTTTCTCAGCAAGGAAGTCCAGAACATGCTTCCCCAACAAATCGTTTTTATCATCACTCCCATAGATTTTCAAAACGGCTTCGTTAACATAAGAAATGAAGCCATCTAAATTTGTGAGAATTATCCCGTCTAAAGATAAGTTGACAGCAAGCCTAAATACTGGTTCTTGGAACACGTTTGGTTGCCCGTTTTCCTGCCTTTTAACCTTTAATCCCTTAGCTGGGCTTCCTTGGTTCTTACTTCCAATAGCCATTCAGTACACTTTCTAGTTAACAAACGGCTCGTGAATAAAGTAACTTTTGGATTCTAAATAAGAATTATGAATACATGCTGATTAAATATGCTGTCGTCTAAGAAGAAAACATTTCCAAGTTGCGGCTGTTTTAAGACTAAACGAATAGCGACTATATTTGTATCCTAATATTCAACCTATGCAGAAACCTATAGGGGGGTCTATGTTTTTGCGGGCATATTTGTAGTCTATTAGAGGTTCTATGTACAAACCTATAGGGGGTTAGGTGCTATTGATGCTTTTTCAAGCCAAAAGCATGCTAAAAAATTTGTGACCCATCGAGAGAAAGGGTAGCGGATAAACAACTTCACTTTAACTATCCCTCCCCTCTTATGAAATACCATTCCTCGCGTGTTTTAAATAGCCCTTCACATGAATTAAATTTCAGGTAAAACAAATGGATATTGTAAAAGATAGAACAGGCGAAACTTGCCCATTTTGTGGAAAAGGAAAACTTTACCCTGAAGGTAAAGCAGGATTTACTGAACCCCTTGAAAAGCCTCAATATGGACTCAGCGAAGCATTCACAGATTATGAATGTGATAAATGCCACAAAAAACAAGTTCCATGAAAATTAGTTCTTCGAAAAGCCCTAAGTCGACAAATATCAAAACCTCTGCCAAATTTTCTAATGATAGCACCTAACAGACGAAAGTCTACATGAACCCCAAAACAGACAAAGACTTTACAGAACCCTTGTAAGTGCTTTTTATAGGGGGATAGGGGTAGCTGGAGAGCAACAACAAACCACGACCATTGGTAGTATAAATAAGGGGGTATAGGTTTCCCAGAGACGTTGAGAATTAGGCTTTTGCGTTGTTGTTTTATTGCTTTTTTAATGTGTTTTTTGAGTGGTCAAATTGCTTATAGGCAAGCACTATTCGGTATTTTAAGTGTTAAAAAAAGCTAACTAAGCCAAACTCGAGGTGAAAAGACGGCTAAAACCAACCTTACTTTTGGGCGATTCACGTAAACCCACTCCACAGGCAAACCCAAAAAACATCACAACCGCTTCCCTGCCGCAAAACACCAATTACACCGCACAACGCAACTCAACAAACAAAAATTAAACCAACAACTCTACGAAACTTTAACAACCCTACACTTTACAACCAATACACATAAAAAAGTTTATATGATAGGTACGTAGCATGTGTTTGTGCTCTTAGAAAAGTTAAAACCCTTTTTCAAATCGGATGTCCAACCTCGGAGGAATTAAAAAATTGAAAACCCCCACTCAACTAAACATAATTATCAACTCACAAACAACAAACTCACGGGAGAACTAAAAACGTGACCACAACCACCCAAAAAATCCAAAAAGAAGACATCCACTACCTCCTCAAAACATTCTTCAACGAAAAAGGCCTAGTACGCCAACACCTCGACAGCTACAACGAATTCATCGACCACGGACTCCAAGAGGTCGTTGACGAAGTAGGCGAAATCCCCATAGAAGTCCCAGAAAGCCCCTACAAAGTCAAACTAGGCCAAATCTGGGTAATCGACCCACAATCACGCATAACAGGACCATACGCAACTGAAGTAGATGGAACAAAACACGAAATCTACCCCATGGAAGCACGCCTAAGAAACTTGGCGTACGCAGCCCCCATCGCGCTGGAAATGACCCCAGTCATCGATGGCAGGGAACAAGACACCGAACTCGTCTACATCGGCAACATCCCAGTCATGCTCAAAAGCAAACTCTGCTTCCTCAGCCAACTCAGCAGAGAAGAACTCATAGCAGCAGGCGAAGACCCAGACGACCCAGGAGGATACTTCGTCGTAAACGGCTCCGAACGAGTCATCGTCGCCATGGAAGACCTCGCACCAAACCGCGTAATCGTCGACATAGATGACAAAGGCACAGCGCCTGTTTATCAAGCAAAAATCTTCTCAACAACAGTCGGCTTCAGAGCCCGCATAGAACTCAAACTCAAATCAGACGACGCAATCTACGTCACCATGCCAGGAGTCCCAACAGAAATCCCCTTCGTTGTCATCATGCGCGCACTCAACCTAGAAAAAGACAAAGACATCGCCGAAGCAGTCTCACTCGACCCAGACATCCAAACCCAACTTGCAGCCTCATTCGAAAAAGCAATCGGTGTAGACACACCCCAAGATGCCATCCTCTTCATCGGCAACCGCGTTGCACACGGACAAGTCGAAGAATACCGACTCCAAAAAGCCGAAACCGCCCTAGACAAAAACTTCCTCCCCCACCTAGGCAGAAGCGACAAAAACCGCAAAGAAAAAGCCATATTCCTCGGCGAAATGGCATACCGCGTCATCCAACTAAAAATGGGCAGACGCCAACCAGATGACAAAGACCACTTCAAAAACAAACGACTACGCCTCGGAGGGCCACTCCTAGCAGACCTCTTCCGCGTATCATTCCGCAACCTCACACGCGACATAAAATACCAACTCGAACGCATCGGCGTAAAAGGCCCAATCATAACCGTCTCAGCCGCAGTCCGCCCCGGAATCATAACCGAACGATTCCAACATGCTCTGGCAACAGGCAACTGGGGCAGAGGCAGAGTCGGCATCACCCAACTCCTCGACCGAACAAACTATATTTCAACCCTAAGTCACCTGCGCAGGCTTCAGTCACCTTTGAGCAGAAGTCAACCGAACTTCGAAGCCAGAGACTTACACCCAACACACTGGGGAAGACTATGCCCAAACGAAACCCCTGAAGGCTCAAACTGTGGCCTAGTCAAAAACCTAGCACTATCAGCATCCATCGCAGTCGGCGTAAACCCTGATAAAATTAAACAGTTACTTTTCGAAATGGGTACTGTACCCGCCTACGAAGCCAGCACTGATTTACGGATTTCAGGCGCCAAAGTTTTCGTTGATGGAAACATCATTGGATACTGCAACAACCCGAAAGAAATGGTTGAATCATTCCGCCAAAAAAGAAGATCAGGCGAAATATCCACCGAAGTTAACATAACATACTTCTCAAAGCAGCAAACAGAAACCGAAGAAGTTCACGCTAACTGCGACGAAGGCAGAGTCAGACGCCCACTCATAATCGTAGAAAACGGAGTTCCAAAGCTCCAAAGCAAGCACTTTGAAAAAATCGGTTTAGGCGAATGGACATGGGAAGACCTCATCAAAAACGGTCTAGTCGAATACCTTGACGCTGAAGAAGAGGAAAACGCTTACATCGCAATATCCTACGACGAAGTCAAACCTGAAAACACCCATGTTGAAATCGCAACTTACACAATTCTTGGAATCTGCGCCTCAACCATTCCCTACCCAGAGCACAACCAGTCACCACGCAACTCCTACCAAGCAGCAATGGCAAAACAAGCTCTAGGCGTTTACGGCACAAACTTCCACCACCGAGTTGACTCGCGTTCACACATACTGCATTATCCGCAAGTACCCATGGTTGAAACCGAGCTTATGGAAGTCATGGGCTACAAGCAACGCCCCACAGGACAAAACTGTGTCGTCGCAGTCCTAAGCTTCGAAGGCTACAACATGGAAGACGCCATCATATTCAACAAAGCCTCAATCGAAAGAGGCCTAGCACGCTCAACCTTCTACCGCATCTACGAAGCCGAATGCCGCCAGTACCTCGGTGGCTTAAAAGACCAATTCAGAGTTCCAGAGCCGGGTACACGTGGATACCGCGGAGAACAATACTACCGCCTGCTTGAACCCGACGGCATCATCAGCCTTGAATCTCAAGTTGTTGGCGGAGATGTTTTGATCGGCAGAATTAGCCCGCCAAGATTCCTCGAAGAATACAAAGAATTTGAAGTCAAAGGGCCTTCTATGCGTGACACCTCAATTGATATGAGACCATCGGAAACAGGAATTGTTGACGGCATATTCATTACTGAATCTGGCGAAGGTAGTAAACTCGTTAAAGTCAGAGTCCGAGATCAACGTGTCCCAGAACTCGGCGACAAGTTCGCAAGCCGGCATGGACAGAAAGGAGTCATCGGCTTGATTGTTCCGCAAGAAGACATGCCCTTCACAGAAGATGGCATAGTTCCAGACCTGATAATTAACCCGCATGCTATTCCCTCAAGAATGACCATCGGCCAATTCATCGAATCGCTCGCAGGCAAAGCCGCAGCCGCAAGAGGCAAACCAGGGGACGGCACACCATTCTCAAACGAAGGACCAGACGAAATCCGCAAGAACCTAGTAAAACTTGGCTTTAGCCAAACAGGAAGCGAAGTTTTCTACAACGGAACCACCGGCGAGAAATTTGTCGCAGACATCTTTGTCGGTATAGTGTACTACCAGAAGCTTCACCACATGGTTGCTGACAAAATCCATGCCAGAGCTCGCGGTCAAGTGCAGATGCTGACAAGACAGCCAACTGAAGGACGTGCCCGCGGTGGTGGTCTCAGATTCGGAGAAATGGAGCGAGACTGCCTCATTGGTCACGGAGCTGCCATGCTTTTGCGTGACAGGCTGTTGGAAGAATCTGACAAGTACACGCTCTACATTTGCGAGAATTGTGGGCAAATCGCTTACTTTGACATGAAGCAGAGGCGTTATGTCTGCAAGATATGTGACGAGAAAGCAAAGATTGCGCCAGTAATCGTGTCCTACGCTTTCAAGCTTTTGTTGCAGGAGCTTCAGAGCTTGTGTATTACACCCAAATTACGCTTAAAGGAGAAGGCTTAACATGGCACAGGAAGAATTAATCCACAAAGTAGTTGATGAAATCTCATTCGGACTAATCTCACCAAAAGACCTAAGAAAACAATCAGTCGTTGAAATCCAAACCCCAGACACATACGACGAAGACGGTGCACCAATCACTGCTGGCTTAATGGACGGCAGACTAGGAACGCTGGAACCTAGGCAAAGATGCAAAACATGCGGCAACACTGCCATCCGTTGCCCAGGACACTTTGGCCACATTGAACTTGCTGTACCAATCGTGCACATTGAATTCACAAAAATTATTTTTGACCTCTTAAAATCAACTTGCCGTACTTGCGGTCGGATTCTCCTCTCTGAGGACGCTGCCAAAAAAGCACGACAGAGAATTGAGCGGTTCAATGAGCTTTTGGGAACTATCCCTGATGAAGTTTACAAGGAAATCATGGCTGAAATCAAAGCTAAACAATGTCCCTACTGCGCATCTGTGCAGTACAAGATAACTTTTGAGAAGCCAACCAAATTCATAGAGCAAACTGAAACGGGCTCTGAACCATTAACACCCAGCATGATACGAGAAAGGCTTGAACGTATTTCAGACGAAGACCTTGAAATTTTGGGCTTTAACCCGAAGGTTGCACGCCCAGAATGGATGGTATTGCAGGTTTTGCCTGTTCCGCCTGTGTATGTGCGACCATCAATCACTCTTGAATCAGGTATCCGCTCTGAAGATGACTTAACACACAAGCTCGTAGACATTATACGTATCAATCAACGTTTGAAAGAAAACATGGAAGCAGGCGCACCAACACTCATCATACAAGACCTCTCTGAATTACTGCAGTATCACGTTACCACTTACTTTAACAATGAAGCTTCAGGTATCCCGCCAGCTAGGCACCGCAGTGGCAGAGCCCTAAAAACCCTGTCGCAACGGTTGAAGGGCAAGGAAGGACGCTTCAGAAGCAACCTTTCAGGCAAACGTGTCGACTTTTCTGCACGTACCGTTATCTCACCTGACCCGAACCTTGACATAAACGAGGTCGGAGTTCCAATAGATGTTGCTATGCGGCTTTCTGTTCCAGAAAAAGTTACTGCTTGGAATATTGAGGAAATGAAGAAACTTGTCATTAACGGTCCAGAAAACTATCCAGGCGCACTCTACATCATCCGCCCAGACGGCAAACGCATCAGGTTAGAATTCGTGGTTGACCGAACCAAAATTGCTGAAGCGGTCGAATTAGGATTCATTGTTGAACGGCATCTCAAAAACGGTGACATCGCCATCTTTAATCGACAGCCATCACTCCACCGCATGTCAATCATGGCTCACTATGTCAGGGTTTTACCATACAAGACGTTCAGAATGCACTTATGTGTGTGCCCGCCTTACAACGCAGACTTTGACGGAGACGAAATGAACCTTCACGTTCCACAAAGCGAAGAAGCAAGAACAGAATCACTTCTGCTCATGCAGGTTCAAGATCAAATCTTATCTCCCAGATTCGGTGGGCCAATCATCGGCGCTATCAGAGACTTTATCACTGGCGCATACTATTTCACAAGGAAAGGCAATTACCTAACCAGAGGCCAAATTGACAGGCTGCTTACAACAACCAACTATACAGGCGATTTACCAGAGCCAGAAATCACAGAGCCAGTGCCTATGTGGTCAGGCAAACAAATATTCAGTCTCTTCTTGCCGAAAACGCTCAATTATGTTTTGAAGGCAAACATTTGCCAAGGTTGCGCAAAATGTGAAGAGCAAGAATGCAAGCACGACGCATATGTTGTCGTTAAAAATGGGCAACTCGTCTCAGGCATCATTGACAGGCGCTCAATCGGCTCTGAGCAATCCGAAAGCTTACTTCACAGAATCATCAAAGATTACGGCACTCAGGCAGGACGAGAATTCCTAAACAACATAACTCACATGCTTAAAACGTTCATTTCAATGAGGGGCTTTAGCTACACCTATGACCAACTGGTTCTTTCGCCCAAGGCTCGTAACCGCATGGCAAAAACCATGGATCGCATACAGAAAAAAATCGATGAACACATCGAAAACTACCGCAACGGAACCCTTCCACGTTTGCCAGGGCAAACACTCGAAGAATCCTTTGAAATCTATGTTATGCACGAACTAGCAACAGCCAGAGACGAATCAGGCAAAATAGCAGACGACGACTTTACCTTAGAAAATGCAGGCATTGTCATGACAAGAACTGGTGCAAGAGGCTCAAGCTTAAACATCGGTCAAATGGCGGCTTGTGTTGGTCAACAATCCGTCCGAGGCAAACGTATTCTCAGGGGATATGCAGACCGTGCACTTCCCCACTTCACACCTAATGACCCACGACCAAGAGCCAGAGGGTTCGTCTACAACTCCTACCAAACAGGCTTGGATGCGATAGAATTTTTCTTCCACGCTATGGGTGGCAGAGAAGGTCTAGTTGACACTGCCGTTCGTACACAACAAAGTGGTTACATGCAGCGAAGGCTAATTAACGCACTTGAACACATCCGACTGGAATATGATAGTACTGTTCGTGATTCAGCAGGGGACATTATTCAGTTCCGTTATGGCGAAGATGGTGTTGACCCAGCAAAAAGTGACCACGGAAAAGCCGTCAACGTTAGTCGACTTATTGAACAAATCAAAATTGGTCAAGAAAAAGGCGAGATAGCTTCAGCTGACTTCATCAAAAAGCAACTCAAAGCTGTAGAAAACCAACTAACACCTATATTACTAAACCAATTAAAACAAAGTTTTGCCAAAAACAAGCTCACAGAGAAAAGTGTTGAACGTGCAGCGACTCTTACTGCAGAACAATACAAACGTGCTTTGATGGAGCCCGGTGAAGCAGTAGGAATAGTTGCCGCGCAA
Coding sequences:
- a CDS encoding matrixin family metalloprotease; translation: MKHLNKIFAILLIVTIIAAATPFVLLKTESDIIQVTQEIRLGEKNAKPQSPPGKPVPNSPDYKLSINKAKTDIPVTFTVYASYDGLEVKFITNAIASAAQTWDDATSVNLLLDYNNPVVIGTGTAKVELNGENAVFFADYSDSNVIAMASYWYSRVTKEILECDILFNTDFQWGDASINPSIMDLQNIATHEIGHFFNLADIYDTSKNTLTMYGISWEGDIQKRDLEPGDIAGIKAVFGQ
- a CDS encoding ATP-binding protein, coding for MIFKDEQPVDFIYLEANDAIERLSGIKKSEIVGKSASTATPELIKKHPELFQICSQVALTGKSQTFELMYNSDRWFSCYVFSPKKEHFAFIIENITEKKELEKKLERSAVELDSLLSERTKQLEEAHKQLLKSERLAAIGELAGMIGHDLRNPLTSMKNAVYLLRKRQATLDETGNEMLAILDKSIEYSNKIVEDLLDYSRELRLELEEYSPKSLIDYLRLSIKPPEGIVISVNVQSLPLMLVDAAKIQRVFTNLIMNAFEAMPHGGTLEISSRANGDNVDFMFKDSGKGMSDEVMSKLFTPLFTTKAQGMGFGLSICKRIVEAHGGKITVTSTLNKGTTFTVTLPSGKL
- a CDS encoding PAS domain S-box protein, producing the protein MAIGSKNQGSPAKGLKVKRQENGQPNVFQEPVFRLAVNLSLDGIILTNLDGFISYVNEAVLKIYGSDDKNDLLGKHVLDFLAEKDRQKAMRISIECLTTGEGKFDEFTVLTKKGFEVPVEITKAIIKMNLAKESGSSTSLETYLNERKLKRG
- a CDS encoding DNA-directed RNA polymerase subunit B — encoded protein: MQKEDIHYLLKTFFNEKGLVRQHLDSYNEFIDHGLQEVVDEVGEIPIEVPESPYKVKLGQIWVIDPQSRITGPYATEVDGTKHEIYPMEARLRNLAYAAPIALEMTPVIDGREQDTELVYIGNIPVMLKSKLCFLSQLSREELIAAGEDPDDPGGYFVVNGSERVIVAMEDLAPNRVIVDIDDKGTAPVYQAKIFSTTVGFRARIELKLKSDDAIYVTMPGVPTEIPFVVIMRALNLEKDKDIAEAVSLDPDIQTQLAASFEKAIGVDTPQDAILFIGNRVAHGQVEEYRLQKAETALDKNFLPHLGRSDKNRKEKAIFLGEMAYRVIQLKMGRRQPDDKDHFKNKRLRLGGPLLADLFRVSFRNLTRDIKYQLERIGVKGPIITVSAAVRPGIITERFQHALATGNWGRGRVGITQLLDRTNYISTLSHLRRLQSPLSRSQPNFEARDLHPTHWGRLCPNETPEGSNCGLVKNLALSASIAVGVNPDKIKQLLFEMGTVPAYEASTDLRISGAKVFVDGNIIGYCNNPKEMVESFRQKRRSGEISTEVNITYFSKQQTETEEVHANCDEGRVRRPLIIVENGVPKLQSKHFEKIGLGEWTWEDLIKNGLVEYLDAEEEENAYIAISYDEVKPENTHVEIATYTILGICASTIPYPEHNQSPRNSYQAAMAKQALGVYGTNFHHRVDSRSHILHYPQVPMVETELMEVMGYKQRPTGQNCVVAVLSFEGYNMEDAIIFNKASIERGLARSTFYRIYEAECRQYLGGLKDQFRVPEPGTRGYRGEQYYRLLEPDGIISLESQVVGGDVLIGRISPPRFLEEYKEFEVKGPSMRDTSIDMRPSETGIVDGIFITESGEGSKLVKVRVRDQRVPELGDKFASRHGQKGVIGLIVPQEDMPFTEDGIVPDLIINPHAIPSRMTIGQFIESLAGKAAAARGKPGDGTPFSNEGPDEIRKNLVKLGFSQTGSEVFYNGTTGEKFVADIFVGIVYYQKLHHMVADKIHARARGQVQMLTRQPTEGRARGGGLRFGEMERDCLIGHGAAMLLRDRLLEESDKYTLYICENCGQIAYFDMKQRRYVCKICDEKAKIAPVIVSYAFKLLLQELQSLCITPKLRLKEKA
- a CDS encoding DNA-directed RNA polymerase subunit A', whose protein sequence is MAQEELIHKVVDEISFGLISPKDLRKQSVVEIQTPDTYDEDGAPITAGLMDGRLGTLEPRQRCKTCGNTAIRCPGHFGHIELAVPIVHIEFTKIIFDLLKSTCRTCGRILLSEDAAKKARQRIERFNELLGTIPDEVYKEIMAEIKAKQCPYCASVQYKITFEKPTKFIEQTETGSEPLTPSMIRERLERISDEDLEILGFNPKVARPEWMVLQVLPVPPVYVRPSITLESGIRSEDDLTHKLVDIIRINQRLKENMEAGAPTLIIQDLSELLQYHVTTYFNNEASGIPPARHRSGRALKTLSQRLKGKEGRFRSNLSGKRVDFSARTVISPDPNLDINEVGVPIDVAMRLSVPEKVTAWNIEEMKKLVINGPENYPGALYIIRPDGKRIRLEFVVDRTKIAEAVELGFIVERHLKNGDIAIFNRQPSLHRMSIMAHYVRVLPYKTFRMHLCVCPPYNADFDGDEMNLHVPQSEEARTESLLLMQVQDQILSPRFGGPIIGAIRDFITGAYYFTRKGNYLTRGQIDRLLTTTNYTGDLPEPEITEPVPMWSGKQIFSLFLPKTLNYVLKANICQGCAKCEEQECKHDAYVVVKNGQLVSGIIDRRSIGSEQSESLLHRIIKDYGTQAGREFLNNITHMLKTFISMRGFSYTYDQLVLSPKARNRMAKTMDRIQKKIDEHIENYRNGTLPRLPGQTLEESFEIYVMHELATARDESGKIADDDFTLENAGIVMTRTGARGSSLNIGQMAACVGQQSVRGKRILRGYADRALPHFTPNDPRPRARGFVYNSYQTGLDAIEFFFHAMGGREGLVDTAVRTQQSGYMQRRLINALEHIRLEYDSTVRDSAGDIIQFRYGEDGVDPAKSDHGKAVNVSRLIEQIKIGQEKGEIASADFIKKQLKAVENQLTPILLNQLKQSFAKNKLTEKSVERAATLTAEQYKRALMEPGEAVGIVAAQSIGEPGTQMTLRTFHYAGVKEQNVTLGLPRLIEIVDARRIPSTPIMTIYLTGEHAKSKEAAVEVARNIIYTSVENLASAIYEDPVREEIIIELNKQMMDDRNITMDELKERLELQNATITITDNTVEIKPKKAEQIKRMLAKIPGFQVKGVPDIKRVLVTEESGEWVIRTDGSNLAKVLEVPGVDTSRTTTNNIHEIAKTLGVEAARNALVHEAKGVLEDQGLDVDVRHVMLVADMMTTTGDVQQIGRHGISGKKASVLARAAFEITVPNIVEAAVKGESDPLAGVTENVIVGQSIPIGTGLVELYMSTFEKQAKQGGKTEA